The genomic interval GCTTCAATCCCATGGACACGCTCACTTTGGCCAAGCATTGTAAGGCGATCGGACTCGAAGCGATGGAAGGGATTTCGCCCAATCACTACGACGCCGTGACAAAGCTCGGGCTCAAGATCTCTCTGGTCGGCAGCCACGGCTTTGCCACCGGACCACTGGACCCCGAAAATCACGCGGAGGTCGAATCGAAACTGCGAAACGGCATCGACTTGGCCGTTCAATACGGGGCTCCCAATGTGATCACCTTCACCGGGATGCGGAAAGCAGGAATCAGCGACGAAGCCGCACGCCGAAATTGCCTGGATTGCTGGAAACGAGTTATCGGATACGCGGAAGAAAAAAACGTGGGGCTTGTTTTGGAGCACCTCAACAGCAAAGCCCACAAGAACGCCGACGGCACAATCCACCCCATGAAAGGGCACCCGGGATACTGGGGTGATGATATCCACCTTTGTGCCGAGTTGGTCAACGAGATGGGCAGTGAAAAATTCAAACTGCTTTTCGACATTTATCACGTTCAAATCATGAACGGTGACTTGATCGAGAATCTCCGCCGTTACCGAACGATTACAGGCCACTATCACACCGCTGGTAATCCCGGCCGACGAGAGCTGGACGACCAGCAGGAGATCAACTACCCGCCCATCATGCGTGCGATTCAGGCCAGCGACTATAACGGGTACGTCGCTCAGGAGTTCATTCCGACCAGCGACGACCCCATCGCATCACTTCAGCAGGCATTTGATCTCTGTAACGTTTGATTTTGCCAGCATCAGGGTGCGAACCACCGTTCGCCAGGCCTTGGCTGGGAACCTTCCCCTCGGCTAGGTGTCTCATACTCCAGGTG from Stieleria varia carries:
- a CDS encoding TIM barrel protein; the protein is MKRREFLTAQAALVGGAALVGNRLAAHEPLVQSDGADAAKASANPIRQSVMGWCFNPMDTLTLAKHCKAIGLEAMEGISPNHYDAVTKLGLKISLVGSHGFATGPLDPENHAEVESKLRNGIDLAVQYGAPNVITFTGMRKAGISDEAARRNCLDCWKRVIGYAEEKNVGLVLEHLNSKAHKNADGTIHPMKGHPGYWGDDIHLCAELVNEMGSEKFKLLFDIYHVQIMNGDLIENLRRYRTITGHYHTAGNPGRRELDDQQEINYPPIMRAIQASDYNGYVAQEFIPTSDDPIASLQQAFDLCNV